The Paenibacillus macerans genome includes a window with the following:
- a CDS encoding methyltransferase domain-containing protein, producing the protein MKEQLARTISRYRKEKGLTQEELAQKLGLSFQAVSKWENAQTMPDITLLPQLSAILGVTIDKLLGYESRLEPVTIYEEQYEKPGYYWGTQPNSSCYRILQLMPPVRPLKLLDIGCGEGKDAVFLARNGFDVTAFDVTDAGVEKTKRLAEQARVHVNVFKADVRDFRLDSGFDILHSSGVLHYIPPEEREDIFANYKRFTNPNGLHVFNVFVHKPFIAPPPEKEPHSYLWRSGELLGLYHDWLIRDSAEIVFDCNSSGIPHQHAMTKMIAEKLSG; encoded by the coding sequence TTGAAAGAACAGCTTGCCAGAACGATCAGCCGTTATCGGAAGGAAAAAGGCTTGACCCAGGAAGAGCTTGCCCAAAAGCTGGGCCTCTCTTTCCAAGCGGTATCCAAATGGGAAAACGCCCAAACGATGCCCGACATCACCCTGCTGCCGCAGTTATCCGCCATTTTAGGCGTCACGATCGATAAATTGCTGGGCTACGAATCGCGGTTGGAGCCGGTAACCATTTACGAGGAACAATACGAAAAACCCGGGTATTATTGGGGTACTCAGCCGAATTCCTCCTGTTACCGGATATTGCAGCTCATGCCGCCGGTTCGCCCGCTGAAGCTGCTGGATATCGGCTGCGGCGAAGGCAAGGACGCCGTGTTCCTCGCCAGAAACGGCTTCGACGTCACCGCCTTTGACGTGACGGACGCCGGCGTGGAGAAAACGAAGCGGCTCGCCGAGCAGGCAAGGGTACACGTCAACGTCTTTAAGGCGGACGTCCGGGATTTCCGCCTGGACAGCGGGTTCGACATTCTCCATTCCAGCGGCGTATTGCACTATATCCCGCCGGAGGAACGGGAGGACATTTTCGCCAACTATAAACGGTTCACGAATCCGAACGGGCTGCACGTATTTAACGTGTTCGTCCATAAGCCATTCATCGCGCCGCCCCCGGAAAAAGAACCCCACTCCTACCTTTGGCGTTCGGGCGAACTGCTGGGCCTTTACCACGACTGGCTGATCCGGGACAGCGCGGAGATAGTGTTCGACTGTAACTCTTCGGGCATCCCTCATCAACACGCCATGACGAAAATGATCGCGGAGAAACTCTCCGGTTGA
- a CDS encoding bifunctional helix-turn-helix transcriptional regulator/GNAT family N-acetyltransferase produces the protein MNSVHHPIIQAVRRFNRFYTNILGLLDQHMLNSDFSLSEARVLYEIGNTPNCTAKMLIELLSIDPGYLSRIIKRFEKMGLAYREQSKEDGRLYYLFLTDQGKETLARLNGLSDGQIYQMISRLPEQEQLQLARGMQSIEAALSEKPALTGEEIVIRSELRPGDAGYLVHLHGWIYQERGYNHRFEGYVCKTFYEFFENYSPGKDRFWFAEANGNMVGAIAIVEHSPDKAQLRWFVVHPQYRGIGLGRRLLDEAMNYCREKGYPKVFLETTEDQQQAIRMYTRAGFVKVAEHPSNDCGKPLVELTYELTQDK, from the coding sequence ATGAATTCCGTCCATCACCCTATCATTCAGGCCGTCCGCAGGTTTAACCGGTTTTATACGAATATCCTCGGGCTGTTGGATCAGCATATGCTGAATAGCGATTTTTCGTTGTCGGAGGCCCGGGTGCTTTACGAAATCGGCAACACCCCAAACTGTACGGCTAAAATGCTGATCGAGCTGCTGAGTATTGACCCCGGTTATTTAAGCCGGATCATCAAACGCTTCGAAAAAATGGGCCTCGCTTACAGGGAGCAGTCCAAGGAGGACGGGCGGCTGTATTATCTTTTCCTGACCGATCAGGGGAAGGAGACATTGGCCCGGCTCAACGGGTTGTCCGACGGCCAAATCTATCAAATGATCAGCCGTCTGCCGGAGCAGGAGCAGCTGCAACTCGCCCGGGGGATGCAATCGATTGAAGCGGCGCTGTCGGAGAAACCGGCGCTGACGGGGGAGGAAATCGTCATCCGCAGCGAGCTGCGGCCCGGGGACGCCGGCTACCTGGTCCATCTGCACGGTTGGATTTACCAGGAGCGCGGCTACAACCACCGGTTTGAAGGGTACGTGTGCAAAACGTTTTACGAGTTTTTTGAAAACTACAGCCCGGGCAAGGACCGGTTTTGGTTTGCGGAAGCGAACGGCAATATGGTGGGCGCGATCGCCATCGTCGAGCATTCGCCGGACAAAGCCCAGCTCCGCTGGTTTGTCGTGCATCCGCAGTACCGCGGGATCGGACTTGGGCGCAGGCTGTTGGACGAAGCGATGAACTATTGCCGGGAAAAAGGCTACCCGAAAGTCTTCCTGGAAACGACGGAGGATCAGCAGCAGGCGATCCGGATGTACACGCGGGCGGGCTTCGTCAAAGTTGCGGAGCATCCCAGCAACGACTGTGGCAAGCCTTTGGTTGAACTGACGTATGAGCTGACTCAGGATAAATGA
- a CDS encoding GNAT family N-acetyltransferase → MILLDVRDYKKAEKPLREVGFNTLFAESVIHGKTPGQVYADDEANPSVFYVVHPYGMSLLFGAADKPGFNQWLQQYLLDKARARSGHEWLQAYPADWNGRIRQMLGSELVVKSTELQEEIAAASPKAVEYTRVNFRFERDKYRIAAKPANLAGCEIVRTTKEMFLAAPGAVVPRFFWKDEVEFERMGVGFSLIYEGKIAATAFSAFITEKELEIGIETAEKYRGRGFAAAVCSALIDYCLRQGLEPVWSCRRENEGSYRLAQKLGFVPSLMIPYYRLPAGAM, encoded by the coding sequence ATGATTCTGCTTGACGTCCGGGATTACAAGAAAGCCGAGAAGCCTTTGCGGGAAGTGGGTTTTAACACATTATTTGCGGAGTCCGTGATTCACGGGAAAACGCCGGGGCAAGTTTACGCAGACGACGAGGCAAACCCAAGCGTGTTTTATGTCGTCCACCCTTACGGGATGTCCTTGTTGTTTGGCGCTGCGGACAAGCCCGGCTTTAACCAGTGGCTGCAGCAATATTTACTGGACAAAGCCCGGGCGCGCAGCGGCCACGAATGGCTGCAGGCCTACCCGGCCGACTGGAACGGGCGGATTCGCCAAATGCTCGGCTCGGAGTTGGTGGTGAAGAGTACGGAGCTGCAGGAAGAAATCGCAGCTGCATCCCCTAAGGCAGTCGAGTATACACGGGTTAACTTTCGTTTTGAGCGGGATAAATACCGGATTGCCGCGAAACCGGCAAATTTGGCGGGCTGCGAGATCGTCAGAACGACGAAGGAGATGTTCCTTGCCGCTCCGGGGGCGGTTGTGCCGCGTTTTTTCTGGAAGGATGAAGTTGAGTTTGAGCGGATGGGGGTTGGATTCAGCCTAATTTACGAGGGGAAAATCGCCGCTACGGCGTTCTCTGCGTTCATCACCGAAAAAGAGCTGGAAATCGGCATAGAGACTGCTGAAAAATACCGCGGAAGAGGTTTTGCGGCCGCCGTATGCTCGGCGCTGATCGATTACTGCCTGCGGCAAGGCCTGGAGCCGGTCTGGTCCTGCCGCCGGGAAAATGAAGGCTCGTACAGGCTGGCCCAGAAGCTGGGATTCGTGCCTTCGCTGATGATCCCTTATTATCGTTTGCCGGCCGGCGCCATGTAG
- a CDS encoding VOC family protein, with protein sequence MKGYDNFFLPVGDLKQAGYYYGQMLGLDVKFDFSAKGMLAYRIGREEPAVILKDTSHFPIAQPAIWFLVDDARRKYNELREKGVAFNSEPFAIATGTAVEFEDPFGNRLGITDYIKR encoded by the coding sequence GTGAAAGGCTACGATAATTTTTTTCTGCCCGTTGGCGATCTAAAGCAGGCAGGATACTATTATGGGCAGATGCTGGGTTTGGATGTGAAATTCGATTTTTCGGCAAAAGGAATGCTGGCTTATCGGATCGGCCGGGAGGAGCCCGCCGTTATCCTTAAAGATACTTCCCATTTTCCCATTGCCCAACCGGCAATATGGTTTCTGGTTGACGACGCCCGGCGAAAATATAATGAGTTAAGAGAAAAGGGCGTTGCATTCAATTCCGAGCCCTTTGCGATAGCTACGGGGACGGCGGTCGAATTTGAAGATCCCTTCGGAAACAGGTTGGGAATTACGGATTATATCAAGAGATAG
- a CDS encoding zinc ribbon domain-containing protein: protein MKTCIACGMPMNEPSEFAAGDTAKDYCVHCARPDGTMQSYDEKLESWAAFIVRTQGLDRQAAEAAARNMMSRLPAWQNQVNGK, encoded by the coding sequence ATGAAAACATGTATTGCTTGCGGAATGCCGATGAACGAACCGTCCGAATTTGCCGCGGGGGATACCGCGAAAGACTACTGCGTGCATTGCGCGCGTCCTGACGGCACGATGCAGTCTTACGACGAGAAGCTGGAATCCTGGGCCGCTTTTATCGTGCGGACCCAAGGGTTGGACCGGCAAGCTGCGGAAGCCGCCGCGCGAAATATGATGTCCCGGCTGCCGGCTTGGCAAAATCAGGTTAACGGTAAATGA
- a CDS encoding TetR/AcrR family transcriptional regulator, producing the protein MTEHKTQRQLQKEQTRKRLVETALVQFAQNGLTVTRTSDIAKAAKVSHGTVFAHFSTQEALMDAVIEEFGSRVSRRLHELAAEGGGLRDVLKAHLTGLAEFEAFYTRLVIESRLLPESSRNVLVAIQSTVSLHVSQAAEREMNAGAIDAYPLHLLFNTWTGLIHYYLANNDLFAPGGSVLERYGQELLEHYWRMIAVKR; encoded by the coding sequence GTGACTGAACATAAAACCCAACGTCAATTACAAAAAGAACAAACAAGAAAACGCCTGGTCGAAACCGCATTGGTGCAGTTTGCTCAAAACGGCTTGACGGTTACTCGTACTTCCGATATTGCCAAAGCGGCAAAAGTTTCTCACGGGACAGTGTTTGCCCATTTTTCCACGCAGGAAGCGCTGATGGATGCCGTTATCGAGGAATTTGGCTCGCGGGTATCCCGGCGGTTGCATGAACTGGCTGCGGAAGGCGGCGGCTTGCGGGACGTGCTGAAGGCACATCTCACCGGCCTGGCGGAGTTTGAAGCCTTTTATACCCGTTTGGTGATCGAAAGCAGACTGTTGCCGGAAAGCTCCCGAAACGTGCTGGTTGCGATCCAATCAACGGTGTCTTTACATGTAAGCCAAGCGGCCGAGCGGGAAATGAATGCCGGTGCTATAGATGCGTACCCGCTGCATTTGTTATTCAACACCTGGACTGGCTTGATTCATTATTATTTGGCCAATAATGACCTTTTTGCCCCGGGCGGATCCGTGCTGGAGCGTTACGGTCAAGAACTGCTGGAGCATTATTGGCGCATGATCGCTGTCAAAAGATAA
- a CDS encoding S8 family serine peptidase, with the protein MSKRVAAGLLSFLLAFSLLPPLAGAEGDARQGAEEGRAAVSKLNPAAPAALDAVKAKELRLQSKKGPAGAKPAKTPLLGAGLQLERQDAAPDSAAVEPQSFVPLSDGTERISVIVELREAPVKVFEAAGSKLRSSKSLSTHKQTVNLEQQTFKKQAISKLNAKFKRSYSGIFNGFSLTIAANQVENLLKLPGVKAVYPNNEVYATAEEETPSAPLGSVPFIGSEVFWEQGIKGQGIKVGVIDTGVAKDHPDLAAAVPDGDWGYDFVNEDNEPYETTKEDYEKARENDPALPEVNEDGKPYWTSHGTHVSGIVAGRGAGADGQAGIEGVAPEAEIHAYKVLGPYGSGTTENVIAGIERAVADGMDVINLSLGSDSNNEQSADSVAVNNAMKAGVIAVVSSGNSGPEEATVGDPGSAELAITVGASKPPLDTPVMEIAGLEGDPFYMDTFDKSAGLENLTESYPLGDAGLGKPGDFEGKDWSGKVAFIKRGEIPFAEKALNAQASGALAAIIYNNLPEALESGTLGDANVTIPVYALSGADGERIKAALDRQELAAKFGSTVEQDIMAAFSSRGPSKPSYDIKPDISAPGIGIRSSVPDYEGWYEAQNGTSMAAPHIAGAAALLKQHYPKLGPYEIKALLMNNALKLSDRSGSRYSHMDQGAGRVSLDQVVEAKAVALVGDTTDSVDGNEPTPYFTGSLSFGYVGYGSAVQREVIVKDIAGEASDYSIESVWYGGDSPVTLTLSETRAKVAAGGETSFTVAVEAPEEAASQRYEGELILTESSSGHVIHIPVSVYVGEAPQADAVTDLALTPNPFSPNGDGRFDTTDITFTVNEYTEYFSLDVFALDGSWLGSLIEVEDGVSPDSYALRGWDGVDLPDGGYLLEPWVGTSLADAVPLENQFEVFIVDRKAPVSQLSDPAIKVDAASLRGTISGQVTEDLLIDLLVSEAGAAVSDVIGVAALFDGNGDGEREQMDGTIDDTGHFTIEVPIAPGDNTYEIYVYDLAGNGLVTPAHVVNYTLSGYVTPFVEPSRVQRNDPFKLDVLFSVTEAVYAAKFDLLYSSELEQVSVAPSPELSARQAAQNPDRPLTVSKAVYELDDGQTRFEFMESLHDAQGYAGDGSLATFTFQGAPAGQYTFQVANLALYDQNGNEIPAGLVSDTQVTVEERAELHATPQSLSLEEGKTGRLTVAYKDTAGTVTDVTYAVYYGPEEPQIITVSKGTVTAHKPGKTKIKITYEGLTATVGVTVTEASSGGTGGGGGKNGDGKNNGGIIMQNQQEQQKQSPPNQAVKEAIKANEPTVITLPNGFTLTIPAGAIPSPEAAFVQVAPASESDATMLIKGLKLGAELKPFGVYYDLALLDKDGKPIENVVFRKPAEASIPLSALNAGDVNGEKLGLFKLGGQGVLEQHAGRLANDRVVAHLNGFGRYMFMAREISFADVTEAGYPWAVNEIEVLAAQNIATGMSANAFAPGSKVTRAEFVSLLVRALELEADEGAAGKAKFSDVPADSWFAETVGIAAAKGLIAGYENGAFGPNRQITRAEMAVILSKALAHLDLGTGGTAAAPSGFTDQAQIPGWAKESVGLVAKLGVMKGKPAGKFDAQQGATRAEAAVVIYRIFTQYRK; encoded by the coding sequence TTGAGCAAGAGAGTTGCCGCAGGGCTATTAAGCTTCCTGCTGGCGTTTTCGCTGCTGCCGCCGCTGGCGGGGGCTGAAGGAGACGCCCGGCAGGGGGCGGAAGAAGGGAGGGCCGCTGTTTCCAAGCTGAATCCTGCCGCCCCCGCAGCGCTCGATGCGGTCAAGGCGAAGGAGCTTCGGCTGCAGAGCAAGAAAGGGCCGGCCGGCGCGAAGCCGGCAAAAACCCCGCTGCTCGGCGCTGGATTGCAGTTGGAGCGGCAGGACGCCGCCCCGGATTCCGCCGCGGTGGAACCGCAAAGCTTTGTGCCTCTATCGGATGGCACGGAGCGGATTTCCGTGATCGTAGAATTGCGGGAAGCTCCGGTCAAAGTGTTCGAAGCGGCCGGAAGCAAGCTGCGCAGCAGCAAGTCGTTGTCCACGCATAAGCAAACGGTGAATTTGGAGCAGCAAACGTTCAAAAAGCAGGCGATCAGCAAATTGAACGCAAAATTCAAGCGCTCTTATTCAGGAATTTTCAACGGTTTTTCTTTAACGATCGCCGCCAATCAGGTGGAAAATTTGCTTAAGCTTCCCGGGGTCAAAGCGGTGTACCCGAACAACGAGGTGTACGCCACCGCCGAAGAAGAGACCCCGTCCGCTCCTTTGGGCAGCGTTCCGTTTATCGGCAGCGAAGTTTTTTGGGAGCAAGGGATCAAAGGCCAGGGGATCAAGGTTGGGGTCATCGACACCGGCGTGGCCAAGGATCATCCCGATCTGGCGGCCGCCGTCCCGGACGGCGATTGGGGATATGACTTCGTAAACGAGGATAACGAGCCGTACGAAACGACCAAGGAAGATTACGAGAAAGCGCGGGAAAATGATCCGGCGCTTCCGGAGGTAAACGAGGACGGCAAACCGTATTGGACCTCGCACGGAACCCACGTGTCCGGGATCGTGGCCGGGCGCGGCGCGGGCGCGGATGGCCAAGCGGGGATCGAAGGCGTCGCGCCGGAAGCGGAAATCCATGCGTACAAGGTGCTGGGGCCGTATGGAAGCGGTACGACGGAGAACGTGATCGCCGGGATCGAGCGGGCGGTGGCGGATGGGATGGACGTCATCAACCTGTCGCTCGGCTCGGATTCCAACAACGAGCAGTCGGCGGATTCCGTAGCCGTCAACAATGCGATGAAGGCGGGCGTCATCGCGGTCGTATCCAGCGGCAACTCCGGTCCCGAAGAGGCCACGGTAGGGGACCCGGGCAGCGCGGAACTGGCGATTACGGTCGGCGCTTCCAAACCCCCGCTGGATACGCCGGTTATGGAAATTGCCGGGCTGGAAGGCGATCCGTTTTATATGGACACGTTCGATAAATCGGCAGGCCTGGAAAACCTGACCGAGTCCTATCCGCTCGGCGATGCCGGGTTAGGCAAACCAGGCGATTTCGAGGGCAAGGATTGGAGCGGAAAAGTCGCTTTTATTAAACGCGGGGAGATTCCTTTTGCGGAAAAAGCGTTGAACGCTCAAGCCTCTGGAGCCCTTGCCGCGATTATCTACAACAACCTGCCGGAAGCGCTGGAAAGCGGCACTCTGGGTGACGCCAACGTGACGATCCCGGTATACGCGTTGTCCGGGGCGGACGGTGAGCGAATCAAAGCTGCGCTGGATCGGCAGGAGCTTGCGGCTAAATTTGGCTCAACGGTCGAACAGGACATTATGGCCGCTTTCAGCTCGCGGGGGCCGTCCAAACCTTCTTATGACATCAAGCCGGATATTTCCGCGCCGGGGATCGGCATCCGTTCCAGCGTGCCGGATTATGAAGGCTGGTATGAGGCGCAAAACGGCACGAGCATGGCCGCCCCGCATATCGCGGGAGCCGCGGCGCTGCTTAAGCAGCATTATCCCAAGCTTGGGCCTTATGAAATCAAAGCGCTGCTGATGAATAATGCGCTTAAGTTGTCCGACCGCAGTGGCAGCCGCTACTCGCATATGGATCAGGGGGCCGGGCGTGTCAGCCTGGATCAAGTTGTCGAAGCGAAGGCGGTGGCGCTGGTCGGGGACACGACCGATTCCGTCGACGGCAACGAGCCTACGCCGTATTTTACGGGCAGCCTTTCGTTCGGTTATGTCGGATACGGATCAGCGGTGCAGCGTGAGGTCATCGTTAAAGATATCGCCGGGGAAGCGTCGGACTATTCTATTGAATCCGTTTGGTATGGCGGCGATTCTCCCGTAACTTTGACCTTGTCCGAAACCCGGGCCAAGGTTGCGGCGGGCGGGGAAACCTCGTTCACCGTAGCGGTGGAAGCGCCGGAGGAAGCCGCTAGCCAGCGTTATGAAGGCGAGCTGATCCTGACGGAATCTTCGAGCGGCCACGTTATCCATATACCGGTTTCGGTTTATGTCGGTGAAGCCCCGCAAGCGGATGCCGTCACGGATCTCGCATTAACTCCGAATCCGTTCTCGCCGAACGGGGACGGCAGGTTCGATACGACGGACATCACGTTTACGGTCAATGAATATACCGAGTATTTTTCCCTGGATGTTTTCGCCTTGGACGGCAGTTGGCTCGGTTCGTTGATTGAAGTTGAAGACGGTGTTTCTCCGGACAGCTACGCTCTTCGCGGCTGGGACGGCGTGGATCTCCCGGATGGCGGTTACCTGTTGGAGCCTTGGGTCGGCACCAGCCTGGCGGATGCCGTGCCTTTAGAGAATCAGTTCGAGGTGTTTATCGTGGACAGAAAGGCTCCGGTATCGCAGTTAAGCGACCCTGCCATTAAGGTAGACGCGGCCAGCCTTCGAGGGACGATCTCCGGTCAGGTCACGGAAGATCTGCTGATCGATTTGCTGGTTTCCGAGGCCGGGGCGGCGGTAAGCGATGTGATTGGCGTGGCCGCCTTGTTTGACGGCAACGGGGACGGCGAGCGGGAACAGATGGATGGGACCATTGACGACACGGGCCATTTCACCATTGAGGTCCCGATTGCACCAGGGGACAATACGTATGAAATTTACGTATACGACTTGGCGGGTAACGGTTTGGTAACTCCGGCCCACGTGGTTAATTATACGCTTTCGGGTTACGTCACTCCTTTTGTCGAGCCTTCCCGGGTACAGCGGAATGACCCGTTTAAGCTGGATGTGCTGTTTTCGGTTACGGAGGCCGTATACGCCGCCAAATTCGATTTGTTGTACAGCAGTGAGTTGGAACAGGTCAGCGTTGCGCCAAGCCCTGAGCTTAGCGCGCGCCAGGCGGCGCAAAACCCGGATCGCCCGCTGACGGTGTCTAAGGCGGTTTATGAACTGGATGATGGCCAGACCAGGTTTGAATTTATGGAAAGCTTGCATGACGCACAAGGGTATGCCGGCGATGGCTCTTTGGCTACTTTTACGTTTCAGGGGGCTCCTGCCGGGCAATATACTTTCCAGGTAGCTAACCTGGCATTGTACGATCAGAACGGGAACGAAATTCCGGCGGGATTGGTCTCCGACACTCAAGTGACGGTTGAAGAGCGGGCCGAACTGCATGCAACGCCGCAAAGCTTATCCCTTGAAGAAGGGAAAACCGGCCGATTGACCGTCGCTTACAAGGACACCGCCGGAACGGTCACAGACGTGACTTATGCGGTTTACTATGGGCCGGAGGAGCCGCAAATTATAACCGTGTCGAAAGGGACGGTGACCGCGCATAAACCCGGCAAAACCAAGATCAAGATTACTTATGAAGGTTTGACGGCGACCGTAGGCGTTACTGTTACCGAAGCATCCTCGGGTGGCACGGGTGGCGGCGGCGGAAAGAACGGCGACGGAAAGAACAATGGCGGAATAATAATGCAAAACCAGCAAGAACAGCAAAAGCAATCGCCTCCCAACCAAGCGGTAAAAGAAGCGATCAAAGCGAATGAGCCAACGGTTATCACTTTGCCGAACGGCTTTACGCTTACGATTCCGGCCGGGGCCATCCCATCGCCGGAGGCGGCTTTTGTGCAGGTGGCGCCCGCTTCCGAATCCGACGCGACCATGTTGATCAAGGGGCTGAAGCTTGGCGCGGAGCTGAAACCGTTTGGGGTTTATTACGACTTAGCCCTTTTGGATAAAGACGGGAAGCCGATCGAGAACGTGGTTTTCCGCAAGCCTGCCGAGGCTTCGATTCCTCTAAGCGCCCTGAACGCGGGAGACGTGAACGGAGAAAAGCTCGGCCTGTTTAAGCTCGGCGGCCAAGGCGTACTTGAACAGCATGCAGGGCGGCTTGCTAATGATAGAGTGGTGGCTCATTTGAACGGCTTTGGCCGTTACATGTTTATGGCCAGAGAAATTTCGTTCGCCGACGTAACCGAAGCGGGTTATCCGTGGGCGGTGAACGAAATTGAGGTTTTGGCGGCCCAAAACATTGCAACCGGGATGAGCGCCAACGCGTTTGCTCCGGGTTCCAAAGTCACCCGCGCCGAATTCGTCTCGCTGCTGGTTCGGGCGCTAGAGCTGGAAGCGGATGAGGGCGCGGCCGGAAAAGCCAAATTCAGCGACGTCCCGGCGGACAGCTGGTTTGCGGAAACGGTGGGCATCGCCGCCGCCAAAGGGCTTATTGCCGGCTATGAAAACGGCGCCTTTGGGCCAAACCGGCAGATTACCCGCGCCGAAATGGCCGTTATTTTGTCCAAGGCGCTGGCTCACCTGGACCTGGGGACGGGAGGAACGGCTGCGGCACCTTCCGGCTTCACCGACCAGGCGCAAATTCCGGGCTGGGCGAAGGAGTCGGTTGGCCTCGTCGCCAAGCTTGGCGTGATGAAGGGCAAACCGGCCGGCAAGTTTGACGCGCAGCAAGGGGCCACCCGCGCTGAAGCGGCTGTCGTGATCTACCGCATTTTCACTCAGTATAGGAAGTAA
- a CDS encoding methyl-accepting chemotaxis protein — translation MDIITALVQAAPYFKQIHSQDIMIGITDREIFHYYAPSRTLDFGLVKGSPVPPEDPTLKNALAGQRTINRLPAEIYGNPVISAGVPVYGPDQEVVGAFAIAYTLENEQKLEALMEEVNGITGHLVDMVQNVAAHSEELSATTEQILENTRKTVEDSEQVGKVAGFIREISDQTNLLGLNAAIEAARVGELGAGFGVVANEVRKLSVHSKEATQNIEKSLVTVQRSIEQMEREIQAIAASSNVQAELVNEFSEVIDRLNQASKEMAVFIQSFTR, via the coding sequence ATGGATATTATTACTGCACTGGTACAAGCTGCACCCTATTTCAAGCAAATTCATTCCCAGGATATTATGATCGGCATTACGGACCGGGAGATTTTTCACTATTACGCTCCCAGCCGGACGCTGGATTTCGGTTTGGTTAAAGGAAGCCCCGTTCCTCCCGAAGATCCCACTTTGAAGAATGCCTTGGCCGGGCAAAGAACGATCAACCGGCTTCCCGCGGAAATTTACGGCAACCCGGTCATTTCGGCGGGCGTGCCCGTTTACGGTCCGGATCAAGAAGTCGTCGGGGCCTTTGCCATCGCATACACGCTGGAAAACGAACAAAAGCTGGAGGCGTTGATGGAGGAAGTGAACGGGATCACCGGCCACTTGGTCGATATGGTTCAGAACGTGGCGGCCCATTCGGAGGAACTGTCCGCGACGACCGAGCAAATTCTCGAGAACACCCGCAAGACGGTAGAAGATTCGGAACAGGTAGGCAAGGTGGCCGGTTTTATCCGCGAAATCTCCGACCAAACGAATCTGCTGGGCCTGAACGCCGCCATCGAGGCCGCTCGCGTGGGAGAGCTCGGAGCCGGCTTCGGCGTGGTGGCAAACGAAGTCCGCAAGCTGTCCGTTCATTCCAAAGAAGCGACGCAGAACATCGAGAAATCGCTGGTCACCGTACAGCGCTCCATCGAACAGATGGAAAGGGAAATTCAAGCGATCGCCGCTTCCTCCAATGTTCAGGCGGAGCTCGTCAATGAATTCAGCGAAGTGATCGACCGCCTGAACCAGGCCAGCAAGGAAATGGCCGTGTTTATCCAGTCGTTCACGAGGTAG
- a CDS encoding PIG-L family deacetylase: MNKTNVTEQRTRKLLAVFAHPDDESFICGATLAKYAHEGVEITLVSATRGEMGRRMGNPPYLNRETMGAAREQELRNACASLGIRDLRFLDIRDKTVEFIDEELLIGRIAGLMEEIEPDVVLTFHERLGGHPDHCAIGKATTAAFRRFGERGALYFISFGDAMERPEVFGYTRGDIVKVDVQNHLPAKLAAFRDHRCQSEIEAWVWQPDKEALKRLGRYEYFIRGNRRGASGSAAETAKADDLFVS, encoded by the coding sequence ATGAACAAAACGAATGTGACAGAACAGCGGACGCGCAAACTGTTGGCCGTCTTCGCCCACCCGGACGACGAGAGCTTTATTTGCGGAGCGACCTTGGCCAAATACGCCCATGAGGGCGTGGAGATCACATTGGTCAGCGCCACGCGGGGCGAAATGGGACGGCGCATGGGCAATCCTCCGTATTTGAACCGGGAGACGATGGGGGCGGCCCGGGAGCAAGAGCTGCGGAACGCGTGCGCCAGCCTTGGTATCCGCGATTTGCGGTTTTTGGATATTCGCGACAAAACGGTCGAGTTTATCGACGAGGAGCTGTTGATCGGCCGCATCGCCGGATTGATGGAGGAGATTGAGCCGGACGTCGTGCTTACTTTTCACGAGCGCCTCGGCGGCCATCCCGACCACTGCGCCATCGGCAAGGCAACGACGGCGGCCTTCCGGCGGTTCGGCGAGCGGGGGGCGCTGTATTTCATTTCTTTCGGCGACGCCATGGAGCGGCCGGAGGTTTTTGGCTACACCCGCGGCGATATCGTAAAAGTCGACGTGCAAAACCATCTGCCGGCCAAGCTGGCCGCGTTCCGGGACCATCGGTGCCAGTCGGAAATCGAGGCTTGGGTTTGGCAGCCGGACAAAGAGGCGCTTAAACGGTTGGGGCGGTATGAATATTTTATCAGAGGGAACCGCCGGGGGGCGTCCGGGAGCGCGGCGGAAACGGCGAAGGCGGACGATTTGTTCGTTTCCTGA
- a CDS encoding DUF1806 family protein — MMKPIDREKVAKELRAFAGAEAYVHSEATSYMFARNFKVSVTEAFIAGEGPYRAALRFDGHGWLRMEELTHYEADEQGRLLLAGYDERGRMNVALHLGKEPFPE, encoded by the coding sequence ATGATGAAACCAATCGACAGGGAGAAAGTGGCGAAGGAACTCCGGGCTTTTGCGGGCGCGGAAGCGTATGTGCATAGCGAGGCGACTTCCTATATGTTCGCACGCAATTTCAAAGTGAGCGTCACGGAAGCTTTTATCGCCGGGGAAGGTCCTTACCGGGCCGCACTGCGGTTTGACGGGCACGGCTGGCTGCGCATGGAGGAGCTCACCCATTATGAAGCGGACGAGCAGGGGCGCCTTTTGCTGGCGGGCTATGACGAGCGGGGGCGGATGAACGTAGCCCTGCATCTTGGAAAGGAGCCGTTTCCGGAATGA